In one window of Mesorhizobium sp. B2-1-1 DNA:
- a CDS encoding NADH-quinone oxidoreductase subunit C: protein MAASLSELSTYLGEKLIGRVNEAVFAYGELTIHVEPRDLIEVVTFLRDDPRCQFISVIDVCGADYPSRAKRFDVVYHLLSPKQNVRIRIKVQADEETMVPSITGVYPGADWFERETYDLYGVLFSGHPDLRRILTDYGFDGHPLRKDFPLTGFVEVRYDDEAKRVIYEPVELKQEFRNFDFLSPWEGTDYVLPGDEKAKQ from the coding sequence ATGGCCGCATCCCTGAGCGAACTGTCGACCTATCTCGGCGAAAAATTGATTGGCCGCGTCAATGAAGCAGTGTTCGCCTATGGCGAACTCACCATCCATGTCGAACCGCGCGATCTGATCGAAGTGGTGACTTTCCTGCGCGACGATCCGCGCTGCCAATTCATCTCGGTCATCGATGTCTGCGGCGCCGATTATCCGTCACGGGCCAAGCGCTTCGACGTCGTCTATCACCTGTTGTCGCCGAAGCAGAACGTGCGTATCCGCATCAAGGTGCAGGCCGACGAGGAGACGATGGTGCCGTCGATCACCGGCGTCTATCCCGGCGCCGACTGGTTCGAGCGCGAGACCTACGATCTCTATGGCGTGCTGTTTTCGGGTCACCCCGATCTGCGGCGCATTCTCACCGATTACGGTTTCGACGGTCACCCGCTGCGCAAGGATTTCCCGCTGACCGGCTTCGTCGAGGTGCGTTACGACGACGAAGCCAAGCGCGTCATCTACGAGCCGGTGGAACTGAAGCAGGAATTCCGCAATTTCGATTTTCTGTCCCCATGGGAAGGCACCGATTACGTGCTGCCAGGGGATGAGAAGGCAAAGCAGTAA
- a CDS encoding winged helix-turn-helix domain-containing protein: MKEKISLATARRIALAAQGFTDPRPAGTPDRRHFARVLSRTGLLQIDSVSAVVRAHYMPLYSRLGPYPFALLDNAAVTRKRTVFEYWAHEASFLPVETYPLMRWRMQRAERGDEMYLGLAKWGREHAAYIEEIYREVAERGPIAASALEGQKGSGGWWGWSHAKHAFEWLFWAGRITTAHRRGFERFYDLPERVLPQAILDLPVPSAEDAHRELLRISARAHGVATASDLRDYFRLSPADMKGRLEELVETGELVPMRVEGWNKPAYLHKEARIPRKIEARALLAPFDPVVFERSRTERLFDFHYRIEIYTPAEKRQYGYYVLPFLLGDRIVARVDLKADRPASVLRVHAAYAEPSAPPETAAQLFQELTQMQRWLGLERIEVTPAGDLGQPLADIAVS, encoded by the coding sequence ATGAAGGAAAAGATCTCGCTTGCCACGGCCCGGCGTATCGCGCTCGCCGCCCAAGGGTTCACTGATCCCCGCCCCGCCGGCACGCCCGACCGACGCCACTTCGCCCGCGTGCTCTCGCGTACCGGCCTGCTGCAGATCGATTCCGTCAGCGCGGTGGTGCGCGCTCATTACATGCCGCTCTATTCGCGCCTTGGTCCCTACCCGTTCGCCTTGCTCGACAACGCCGCCGTCACGCGCAAGCGCACGGTTTTCGAATACTGGGCGCACGAGGCTTCCTTCCTGCCGGTCGAGACCTATCCGTTGATGCGTTGGCGCATGCAGCGCGCCGAGCGTGGCGATGAAATGTATCTGGGCCTGGCCAAATGGGGCCGCGAGCACGCCGCCTATATAGAAGAGATCTACCGCGAGGTCGCGGAGCGCGGCCCGATCGCCGCCTCCGCGCTCGAAGGCCAGAAAGGATCCGGCGGCTGGTGGGGCTGGAGCCACGCCAAGCATGCCTTCGAATGGCTGTTCTGGGCAGGACGCATCACCACCGCGCACCGCCGTGGCTTCGAACGCTTCTATGATTTGCCCGAGCGCGTACTGCCGCAGGCGATCCTCGATCTGCCGGTGCCGTCTGCCGAGGATGCGCATCGGGAATTGCTGCGGATATCCGCCCGCGCTCATGGCGTCGCGACAGCAAGCGACCTGCGCGACTATTTCCGCCTGTCGCCGGCCGACATGAAGGGCCGGCTGGAGGAGCTGGTTGAAACAGGCGAGCTGGTGCCGATGCGTGTCGAGGGCTGGAACAAACCGGCTTACCTCCATAAGGAGGCCCGTATTCCACGAAAAATCGAGGCCCGCGCCTTGCTGGCGCCGTTCGATCCGGTCGTTTTCGAGCGCTCGCGCACGGAGCGGCTGTTCGATTTCCACTACCGCATAGAAATCTACACCCCTGCCGAAAAGCGGCAATACGGCTATTACGTCCTGCCGTTCCTGCTCGGCGATAGGATCGTGGCGCGCGTCGACCTCAAGGCCGACCGGCCGGCCAGCGTGCTACGCGTCCACGCGGCCTATGCCGAGCCCAGCGCGCCGCCTGAAACCGCCGCGCAACTCTTCCAGGAATTGACGCAGATGCAGCGCTGGCTCGGCCTCGAACGGATCGAGGTTACGCCCGCCGGCGACCTTGGGCAACCGCTCGCCGACATTGCCGTGTCGTAG
- a CDS encoding NADH-quinone oxidoreductase subunit D: protein MAETSVRNFNINFGPQHPAAHGVLRLVLELDGEVVDRVDPHIGLLHRGTEKLIEHKTYLQAVPYLDRLDYCAPMNQEHAFALAAERLLGIEVPKRGQLIRVLYCEIGRIMSHILNVTTQALDVGALTPPLWGFVEREKLMVFYERASGSRMHAAYFRPGGVHQDLPQKLLEDIGKWIDPFLKSIDDLDQLLTGNRIFKQRNVDIGTVSLADAWAWGFSGVMVRGSGAAWDLRRSQPYECYSELDFDIPIGKNGDCFDRYLVRMEEMRQSAKIMRQCIDLLLGKESAGPVSNLDGKVVPPKRQAMKRSMEALIHHFKLYTEGYRVPAGEVYAAVEAPKGEFGVYLVSDGTNKPYRCKLRAPGFAHLQAMDFLCRGHMLADVTAVLGSLDIVFGEVDR from the coding sequence ATGGCCGAAACTTCCGTCCGCAATTTTAACATCAACTTCGGACCGCAACACCCTGCCGCGCATGGTGTTTTGAGATTGGTTCTGGAGTTGGACGGCGAAGTGGTCGATCGTGTCGATCCGCATATCGGGCTCTTGCATCGCGGCACCGAAAAGCTGATCGAGCACAAAACCTACCTGCAGGCAGTGCCTTATCTCGACCGGCTCGACTATTGCGCGCCGATGAACCAGGAGCATGCCTTCGCACTGGCGGCCGAGCGCCTGCTCGGCATCGAGGTGCCGAAGCGCGGTCAGCTGATCCGCGTGCTCTACTGCGAGATCGGCCGCATCATGTCGCACATCCTCAATGTGACGACGCAGGCGCTGGACGTCGGCGCGCTGACGCCGCCTCTGTGGGGCTTCGTCGAGCGCGAAAAGCTGATGGTGTTCTATGAGCGCGCCTCGGGTTCGCGCATGCATGCCGCCTATTTCCGTCCGGGCGGCGTCCACCAGGACCTGCCGCAGAAGCTGCTCGAGGACATCGGCAAGTGGATCGATCCGTTCCTGAAGTCGATCGACGACCTCGATCAGTTGCTGACCGGCAATCGCATCTTCAAGCAGCGCAATGTCGATATCGGCACGGTTTCGCTGGCCGACGCCTGGGCCTGGGGCTTTTCCGGCGTCATGGTGCGTGGCTCGGGCGCTGCCTGGGACCTGCGCAGATCGCAGCCCTATGAATGCTATTCGGAGCTCGATTTCGATATTCCGATCGGCAAGAACGGCGACTGTTTCGACCGCTACCTCGTGCGCATGGAAGAGATGCGCCAGTCGGCGAAGATCATGCGCCAGTGCATCGATCTCCTGCTCGGCAAGGAAAGCGCCGGGCCGGTGTCGAACCTCGACGGCAAGGTCGTGCCGCCAAAGCGCCAGGCGATGAAGCGCTCGATGGAAGCGCTGATCCACCACTTCAAGCTCTACACCGAGGGCTACCGCGTGCCGGCCGGCGAGGTCTATGCGGCGGTCGAGGCGCCCAAGGGCGAGTTCGGCGTCTATCTGGTCTCCGACGGCACCAACAAGCCTTATCGCTGCAAGCTGCGCGCGCCCGGTTTCGCGCATCTCCAGGCCATGGATTTCCTGTGCCGCGGTCACATGCTGGCCGACGTCACCGCCGTCCTCGGCTCCCTCGACATCGTGTTTGGTGAGGTCGATCGCTAA
- a CDS encoding NADH-quinone oxidoreductase subunit A → MNALLSSYLPIVLFIAVAAAVGVALIVAPFLVAYRNPDPEKLSAYECGFNSFDDARMKFDIRFYLVSILFIIFDLEVAFLFPWAVSFSKIGMLGFWSMMVFLAVLTIGFAYEWKKGALEWD, encoded by the coding sequence ATGAACGCACTTCTCAGTTCGTACCTGCCCATCGTCCTGTTTATCGCAGTGGCGGCGGCTGTCGGCGTCGCGCTTATCGTGGCGCCGTTCCTGGTGGCCTATCGCAATCCCGACCCGGAAAAGCTTTCCGCCTACGAATGCGGGTTCAACTCGTTCGATGACGCCCGTATGAAGTTCGACATCCGCTTCTACCTGGTGTCGATCCTGTTCATCATCTTCGACCTGGAAGTGGCCTTCCTGTTTCCGTGGGCGGTGTCGTTCTCGAAAATCGGCATGCTCGGTTTCTGGTCGATGATGGTGTTTTTGGCGGTGCTGACCATCGGCTTTGCCTATGAATGGAAAAAAGGAGCGCTCGAATGGGATTGA
- a CDS encoding NuoB/complex I 20 kDa subunit family protein: protein MGLSDSSGTLVAPKPKGLIDPNTGRPVGSDDPFFLEINNELADKGFLVTSTEALITWARSGSLMFMTFGLACCAVEMIHTSMPRYDSERFGVAPRASPRQSDIMIVAGTLTNKMAPALRKVYDQMPEPRYVISMGSCANGGGYYHYSYSVVRGCDRIVPVDIYVPGCPPSAEALLYGILLLQKKIRRTGTIER, encoded by the coding sequence ATGGGATTGAGCGACAGTTCCGGCACGCTCGTCGCGCCGAAGCCCAAGGGTCTGATCGATCCCAATACCGGCAGGCCGGTTGGGTCCGATGATCCGTTCTTCCTCGAAATCAACAACGAACTCGCCGACAAGGGCTTTCTCGTCACCTCGACCGAGGCGCTGATCACCTGGGCGCGCAGCGGCTCGCTGATGTTCATGACCTTCGGCCTCGCCTGCTGCGCCGTCGAGATGATCCACACCTCGATGCCGCGCTACGATTCGGAGCGGTTCGGTGTTGCTCCTCGCGCGTCTCCGCGCCAGTCCGACATCATGATCGTTGCCGGCACGCTGACCAACAAGATGGCCCCGGCGCTGCGCAAGGTCTACGACCAGATGCCGGAGCCGCGCTACGTCATCTCGATGGGCTCCTGCGCCAATGGCGGCGGCTATTACCACTATTCCTATTCGGTGGTGCGCGGCTGCGACCGCATCGTGCCGGTCGACATCTATGTGCCCGGCTGTCCGCCGAGCGCCGAAGCGCTGCTCTATGGCATTCTTCTGCTCCAGAAGAAGATCCGCCGCACCGGCACGATCGAACGGTAA
- a CDS encoding DUF1636 family protein has product MERDSSFPAETADILSCDSDLSGDSDALAGVTVIVCASCRDETGSDAHPRAGEVLAQDTRQAATADNVRVRTVECLGNCKRRLSAAILRDGCWSYVFGDLNIASGADLVTGAKLFAASTDGLIPWRGRPDSLKRGLVARIPPLDMLKD; this is encoded by the coding sequence TTGGAACGCGACAGCAGTTTCCCGGCTGAAACAGCGGACATTTTGTCTTGCGATAGCGACTTGTCTGGCGATAGCGACGCCTTGGCCGGCGTCACTGTCATCGTCTGCGCTTCCTGCCGCGACGAGACCGGTTCCGATGCCCATCCCCGCGCCGGGGAAGTTTTGGCTCAAGATACGCGCCAAGCCGCAACGGCCGACAATGTCCGCGTCCGCACCGTCGAATGCCTCGGCAACTGCAAGCGCCGCCTCAGTGCCGCGATTCTTCGTGACGGCTGCTGGAGTTATGTCTTCGGCGACCTGAACATCGCCAGCGGCGCCGATCTCGTCACCGGCGCGAAACTCTTCGCCGCTTCGACCGACGGCCTCATTCCGTGGCGTGGTCGCCCGGATTCCCTCAAGCGCGGCCTCGTCGCCCGCATTCCTCCCCTCGACATGCTGAAGGACTGA